A DNA window from Natranaerovirga pectinivora contains the following coding sequences:
- the rplN gene encoding 50S ribosomal protein L14, whose protein sequence is MVQQESRLRVADNTGAKEILCIRVLGGSTRRYANVGDVIVASVKDATPGGVVKKGDVVKAVVVRTRKGVRRKDGSYIKFDENAAVIIKDDKNPRGTRIFGPVARELREKSYMKILSLAPEVL, encoded by the coding sequence ATGGTTCAACAAGAATCGAGACTTAGAGTTGCTGATAACACTGGTGCTAAAGAAATTCTTTGTATTAGAGTGTTAGGTGGATCAACTAGAAGATATGCTAACGTTGGTGATGTAATCGTTGCTTCTGTTAAAGATGCAACACCAGGTGGTGTTGTAAAAAAAGGTGACGTTGTTAAAGCTGTAGTTGTAAGAACAAGAAAAGGTGTACGTCGTAAAGATGGATCATACATTAAGTTCGATGAGAACGCAGCAGTTATTATAAAAGATGATAAAAACCCAAGAGGAACACGTATTTTTGGTCCTGTTGCTAGAGAATTAAGAGAAAAATCATATATGAAAATATTATCATTAGCTCCAGAAGTATTATAA
- the rpsQ gene encoding 30S ribosomal protein S17, protein MSDRNLRKMRTGKVVSDKMDKTVVVAVERSVKHPLYKKVVKRTYKLKAHDENNECRIGDRVRVMETRPLSKQKRWRLVEIMERAK, encoded by the coding sequence ATGTCAGATAGAAACCTTAGGAAAATGCGTACAGGTAAAGTTGTTAGTGATAAAATGGATAAAACTGTTGTAGTAGCAGTAGAACGTAGTGTAAAACATCCATTATACAAAAAAGTAGTAAAAAGAACATACAAATTAAAAGCACACGACGAAAATAATGAATGTCGTATCGGAGATAGAGTAAGAGTAATGGAAACAAGACCATTATCAAAACAAAAAAGATGGAGACTTGTAGAAATTATGGAGAGAGCAAAATAA
- the rplP gene encoding 50S ribosomal protein L16 — protein MLMPKRVKRRKQFRGNMRGKALRGNQITYGEFGIVATEPCWITSNQIEAARIAMTRYIKRGGKVWIKIFPDKPVTAKPAETRMGSGKGSPEYWVAVVKPGRVMFELSGVPEETAREALRLATHKLPLKCKIVSRAELEGGDISEKN, from the coding sequence ATGTTAATGCCAAAAAGAGTTAAACGTCGTAAACAATTCCGTGGCAATATGCGTGGTAAAGCTCTTCGTGGTAATCAAATTACTTACGGGGAATTTGGTATTGTAGCTACGGAACCATGTTGGATTACGTCTAATCAAATAGAAGCTGCCCGTATTGCAATGACTCGTTATATCAAACGTGGTGGTAAAGTTTGGATTAAAATATTCCCAGACAAACCGGTTACAGCTAAACCAGCTGAAACTCGTATGGGATCTGGAAAAGGTTCTCCTGAGTACTGGGTAGCAGTAGTAAAACCAGGCCGTGTTATGTTTGAATTATCTGGGGTACCTGAAGAAACTGCAAGAGAGGCACTTCGTCTTGCAACTCATAAGTTACCATTAAAGTGTAAAATTGTTTCTCGTGCAGAATTAGAAGGCGGTGATATCAGTGAAAAAAACTAA
- the rpmC gene encoding 50S ribosomal protein L29, which translates to MKKTKFVEEVNGKSTTELRKDLVAAKKELFNLRFQNATNQLDNTSRIKEVRTNIARIQTIITEKAKAAE; encoded by the coding sequence GTGAAAAAAACTAAGTTTGTAGAAGAAGTTAACGGAAAATCAACAACTGAACTTAGAAAAGATTTAGTAGCTGCTAAGAAAGAATTGTTTAATTTAAGATTTCAGAACGCAACTAATCAACTTGATAATACAAGTAGAATAAAAGAAGTTAGAACGAATATCGCAAGAATTCAAACAATTATCACTGAGAAAGCAAAGGCTGCAGAGTAA
- the rplX gene encoding 50S ribosomal protein L24, whose protein sequence is MAKMKIKSGDTVRIIAGKDKGKEGKIIKVDKKSERVFVEGANMITKHAKPSAANQQGGIIQQEGAIHASNVMYVHKNKPVRLGVKEVEGKNGQVKRVRFAKSTGEVID, encoded by the coding sequence GTGGCAAAAATGAAAATCAAATCAGGTGATACAGTTCGTATTATTGCTGGTAAAGATAAAGGTAAAGAAGGCAAAATTATTAAAGTAGATAAAAAGAGCGAACGTGTTTTCGTTGAAGGCGCAAACATGATCACTAAGCACGCTAAACCAAGTGCGGCAAATCAACAAGGTGGAATCATTCAACAAGAAGGTGCAATCCACGCGTCTAACGTAATGTATGTTCATAAAAACAAACCTGTTAGACTTGGAGTAAAAGAAGTTGAAGGAAAAAATGGCCAAGTGAAAAGAGTAAGATTTGCTAAGTCTACTGGAGAAGTTATAGATTAA